The following proteins are co-located in the Polyangia bacterium genome:
- a CDS encoding FHA domain-containing protein, which yields MPGPTDERTISLSEILQAAEAHDVGGFVERLATQQNWEAITFLFKMAGTPQTNPRVGLADLTAAAQAFHDVARTRRRGKREAAAADRELRAPRCAAANALLTFTRRPLDSEVDKRAVRLAATLLFAAAEHRRAAGLFEELGDDTHAADAFAALGDIEQMEEALARIERRQHARTTAVDAMRRFETLLGAGERLAAVSAAAAISEGTAEAASARELGHRLDSRLCRGRGVTLRLPDGRSVRFAATPALLGRDPAAEIPLRDPGVSRRHALLARRDGALTIEDAGSRSGVRLGGALVSAALALHGDGELSLGATCTLRFSVDADGAAVLTGGAGLDRALLAVVGDGPLPLDRLLAEAAGLSIGFASGVARLGRAAEVAVRVDGQLIGAGCDLLHGDVIEVRPAGAATTAPTLRFEVI from the coding sequence ATGCCGGGACCCACCGATGAACGCACCATCTCGCTAAGCGAGATCCTGCAAGCGGCGGAGGCGCACGACGTCGGTGGATTCGTCGAACGATTGGCCACCCAGCAGAACTGGGAGGCCATCACCTTCCTTTTCAAGATGGCCGGTACGCCGCAGACCAATCCGCGCGTGGGGCTGGCGGATCTGACGGCGGCGGCCCAGGCCTTTCACGATGTCGCGCGCACCCGTCGGCGCGGCAAGCGCGAAGCGGCGGCGGCCGATCGCGAGCTGCGCGCGCCCCGCTGCGCCGCCGCCAACGCGCTGCTGACCTTCACGCGCAGGCCGCTGGACAGCGAGGTCGACAAGCGCGCGGTCCGCCTGGCCGCCACGCTGCTGTTCGCCGCCGCCGAGCACCGGCGCGCGGCCGGCCTTTTCGAGGAGTTGGGCGACGACACCCACGCCGCCGACGCCTTCGCCGCCCTGGGCGACATAGAGCAGATGGAAGAAGCTTTGGCCCGCATCGAGCGACGGCAGCACGCGCGGACCACGGCGGTCGATGCCATGCGCCGGTTCGAGACGTTGCTGGGCGCGGGCGAACGCCTGGCCGCTGTCAGCGCCGCGGCCGCCATCTCCGAAGGAACCGCCGAGGCGGCCAGCGCGCGGGAGCTCGGGCATCGGCTGGACAGTCGGCTTTGCCGCGGCCGCGGCGTCACCCTTCGCTTGCCCGACGGACGCAGCGTCCGTTTCGCCGCCACGCCGGCGCTGCTGGGACGCGATCCGGCGGCAGAGATCCCGCTGCGCGATCCGGGCGTGTCGCGCCGCCACGCCTTGCTGGCCCGCCGCGATGGCGCGCTGACCATCGAGGACGCCGGCTCGCGTTCGGGTGTGCGCCTGGGCGGCGCGCTGGTATCGGCGGCCCTGGCCCTGCACGGCGACGGCGAGCTGTCGCTGGGCGCGACGTGCACGTTGCGCTTCAGCGTCGACGCCGACGGCGCGGCGGTGCTGACGGGCGGCGCCGGTCTCGATCGGGCGTTGCTGGCGGTGGTCGGCGACGGGCCGCTGCCGCTTGATCGGTTGCTCGCCGAAGCGGCCGGCCTGTCGATCGGATTTGCGAGCGGCGTGGCGCGCCTCGGACGCGCGGCCGAGGTCGCGGTGCGCGTCGATGGGCAACTGATCGGCGCCGGCTGCGATCTGTTGCACGGCGACGTCATCGAGGTGCGGCCGGCCGGCGCCGCGACAACCGCGCCGACGTTGCGCTTCGAGGTGATCTGA
- a CDS encoding HEAT repeat domain-containing protein, which yields MATRDEIDTKDRADRALRGGRAREALGLYSTLLGRVQVFEAGLYDSWLEGALAAYQALRRGREAGYVLLALRRFAEAQRHFPVDVYPHEWALCASKLGRHGEAARVLSDAGHPALAAVELESSGAHTAARLEWERVLRDPRLTGQPYETALAHFNLGEALLRTYERAGAERALTITQRLLEELADEFETRGERERAFDCYSILLRLGRDTGSFENVAEGYLNGIRILASDDQKFYVLQYYEDFLAFAVEQKEWYAAATLAREAADFSLKAGLVYDRHYLQRAATLWGETARHNEASGGPPELSENALHAGIDAGTSAGDLSLCGRLYTQLAALPLTPKKRARYRLLAQRYGSVTVEAPPAPALPEYLRRSGAYQDVWRQDLIEWELDGDPKSVLARLVVDRTDHARFSRLALRALLLCAAPGDDQAADDPVAISEVAMALGRIQVYEVLRPLERLYLHPSSQVRAAVMGGVGQVYCKRSFVLVRKGLGDPAPLVQDEALRALRGLRFRDGFDPLVRIFRESTDERVRVAALETIADIGSLEAGLFLLDVMRHETGVLRNTAEARLTVFSGDDITATVRQYLDRETGERRESLQAILKSLTTSSV from the coding sequence ATGGCCACGCGCGACGAGATCGACACCAAGGATCGCGCCGACCGAGCGCTGCGCGGCGGGCGGGCGCGCGAGGCGCTGGGCCTTTACAGCACACTGCTCGGGCGCGTGCAGGTCTTCGAGGCGGGGCTTTACGACAGCTGGCTGGAGGGCGCGCTGGCGGCGTACCAGGCGCTGCGCCGCGGGCGCGAGGCGGGTTATGTGCTGCTGGCCTTGCGCCGGTTCGCCGAGGCCCAGCGGCATTTTCCCGTCGACGTCTACCCGCACGAATGGGCGCTGTGCGCGTCCAAGCTGGGGCGCCACGGCGAGGCGGCGCGCGTGCTCAGCGACGCCGGCCACCCGGCGCTGGCAGCGGTCGAGCTGGAATCGTCGGGCGCACACACGGCAGCCCGCCTCGAGTGGGAGCGCGTGCTGCGCGATCCGCGCCTGACCGGCCAGCCGTATGAAACCGCGCTGGCGCACTTCAACCTGGGAGAGGCCCTGCTGCGCACGTACGAACGTGCCGGCGCCGAGCGCGCGCTGACCATCACCCAGCGCCTGCTGGAAGAGCTGGCCGACGAGTTCGAGACCCGTGGCGAGCGCGAGCGCGCCTTCGACTGCTACAGCATCCTTTTGCGCCTGGGTCGGGACACCGGATCCTTCGAGAACGTCGCCGAGGGTTACTTGAACGGCATCCGCATCCTGGCCAGCGACGATCAAAAATTCTATGTCCTGCAGTACTACGAAGACTTTCTGGCCTTCGCGGTCGAACAGAAGGAATGGTACGCCGCCGCCACCCTGGCCCGCGAGGCGGCGGATTTCAGCCTGAAAGCCGGGCTGGTCTACGATCGGCATTACCTGCAGCGCGCCGCCACGCTGTGGGGGGAGACCGCGCGCCACAACGAAGCCAGCGGCGGGCCACCCGAACTGTCGGAGAATGCCTTGCACGCCGGCATCGACGCCGGCACCTCGGCCGGCGATCTGTCTTTGTGCGGACGCCTGTACACGCAGCTGGCGGCGTTGCCGCTGACGCCGAAGAAACGCGCCCGCTACCGCCTGCTGGCCCAGCGGTACGGCAGCGTCACGGTCGAAGCGCCGCCGGCGCCGGCGCTGCCGGAATATCTGCGGCGGTCCGGCGCCTATCAGGACGTCTGGCGGCAGGATCTGATCGAATGGGAGCTGGACGGCGATCCCAAGTCGGTGCTGGCACGCCTGGTGGTCGATCGCACCGACCACGCGCGCTTCTCGCGTCTGGCATTGCGCGCGCTGTTGCTGTGCGCGGCCCCCGGCGATGACCAGGCGGCCGACGATCCCGTCGCCATCAGCGAGGTGGCGATGGCCTTGGGCCGCATCCAGGTCTACGAAGTGCTGCGCCCGCTGGAGCGGCTTTACTTGCACCCCTCGTCGCAGGTGCGCGCCGCCGTGATGGGCGGCGTGGGCCAGGTGTATTGCAAGCGCAGCTTCGTGCTGGTGCGCAAGGGCCTTGGCGATCCCGCGCCGCTGGTGCAGGACGAAGCCCTGCGCGCCTTGCGCGGCCTGCGTTTCCGCGATGGCTTCGATCCGCTGGTGCGCATCTTCCGCGAATCCACCGACGAGCGCGTGCGCGTGGCGGCGCTGGAGACCATCGCTGACATCGGTTCGTTGGAAGCCGGCCTTTTCTTGCTGGACGTCATGCGCCATGAGACCGGCGTCCTGCGCAACACCGCCGAGGCCCGCCTGACCGTCTTCTCGGGCGACGACATCACCGCCACAGTCCGTCAGTACCTGGACCGCGAGACCGGCGAGCGCCGCGAGAGCCTGCAAGCGATCTTGAAGTCGCTGACCACGTCCAGCGTGTGA
- a CDS encoding RNA polymerase sigma factor: protein MRLISRNDPAAADGVAADRALVARCLARDTTAWRALYDAHQARVARLIAGLGIANAEADDVCQEIFVIVYRHLKTFRGEARLSTWIHRLATRCALRFAKRRRLRRAVLDVLVRAAPPQLPHDWSENAAARRQYLMQLLGKLPPERRLALVLTEIEGRSAEEIAAQCGCSVATVWTRVHRARVQLEALAKEAERGMVVATGGPASPSPREGKA, encoded by the coding sequence ATGCGTCTCATCTCACGGAACGACCCCGCTGCTGCCGACGGCGTGGCGGCCGATCGCGCGCTGGTGGCGCGTTGTCTGGCGCGCGACACGACGGCCTGGCGGGCGCTGTACGACGCGCACCAGGCGCGGGTGGCCCGGCTGATCGCCGGGCTGGGCATCGCCAACGCTGAGGCCGACGACGTCTGTCAGGAGATCTTCGTGATCGTGTATCGCCATTTGAAAACCTTCCGCGGCGAGGCGCGCCTGTCGACCTGGATTCATCGCCTCGCCACCCGGTGTGCCTTGCGCTTTGCCAAGCGCCGTCGCCTGCGCCGCGCGGTGCTGGATGTGCTGGTGCGCGCGGCGCCGCCGCAGCTGCCACACGACTGGAGCGAGAACGCCGCCGCCCGTCGTCAGTACCTGATGCAGCTCCTGGGCAAGTTGCCGCCCGAGCGGCGGCTGGCCCTGGTGCTGACGGAGATCGAAGGACGATCGGCCGAAGAGATCGCCGCGCAATGTGGCTGCAGCGTGGCGACGGTGTGGACGCGGGTGCACCGCGCGCGGGTGCAACTGGAAGCGCTGGCCAAGGAAGCCGAACGCGGCATGGTGGTGGCGACGGGCGGGCCGGCCAGTCCGTCCCCGCGGGAGGGGAAGGCTTGA
- a CDS encoding FecR domain-containing protein: MKDSSKSGPRWLETSASAGDQALRRALDDAAEMPEVQPNKQRVWTRVQVPWAPSRGRWALGIGLTTAAVAGVVAFAILHRAPTNRETVAGVAGVVAPSANAPAFATGTLLTGPGEKLERRLARGVDVVLAPLGALLAGDNETPPEVKSGKAHFSVPHQSPGQRYVVRAAGYRVVVLGTVFDVGVESTGVSVNLQTGVVDVEDAQSGQRLAHLSAGQHWSSAEGPAVSTTPPPPTAPPRSLRRANTRLLATADTAPEAAAILASARQARQAGAARQALALYGRLAHAGGQLAESAQYEMASIEDEDLHDPARALRSWERYREQHPRGVLRAEADLSIIEMLTELGQDGRALDEARGFLRRNPGSERRGEVARVAGDLSRTRGDCPQALLFYDQALASRLSPADADDAAFQRAGCLVALPDGRAAAAAVAAYLGRYPHGRHVGEARRLQASAASPAAAP; the protein is encoded by the coding sequence TTGAAGGATTCGTCAAAGTCGGGACCGCGCTGGTTGGAGACGTCCGCGTCCGCCGGTGATCAAGCGTTGCGGCGCGCTCTGGATGACGCCGCCGAGATGCCGGAGGTGCAGCCGAACAAGCAACGGGTGTGGACCCGCGTGCAGGTGCCGTGGGCGCCGTCGCGGGGGCGCTGGGCGCTGGGCATCGGTTTGACGACAGCGGCGGTGGCGGGTGTGGTGGCGTTCGCGATTTTGCATCGCGCGCCGACGAACCGCGAAACCGTGGCGGGTGTGGCGGGTGTGGTGGCGCCGTCGGCGAACGCGCCGGCGTTTGCCACCGGCACCTTGCTGACCGGTCCGGGCGAAAAACTGGAGCGCCGCCTGGCGCGCGGTGTGGACGTGGTGCTGGCGCCGCTGGGCGCTCTGCTGGCCGGCGACAACGAGACGCCGCCCGAAGTGAAAAGCGGGAAAGCGCACTTCTCCGTTCCTCATCAGTCGCCAGGGCAGCGCTATGTGGTGCGCGCCGCCGGTTATCGGGTGGTGGTGCTGGGGACGGTCTTCGACGTGGGCGTCGAATCGACCGGGGTCAGCGTCAATCTGCAGACCGGCGTGGTCGATGTGGAGGATGCACAAAGTGGCCAGCGCCTGGCGCACCTTTCGGCCGGCCAACATTGGTCCAGCGCCGAAGGACCGGCAGTCAGTACGACGCCGCCGCCGCCGACGGCGCCACCACGATCGCTGCGCCGAGCGAACACCCGCTTGCTGGCCACCGCGGACACCGCGCCGGAGGCCGCGGCCATCCTGGCGTCGGCGCGCCAGGCCCGGCAGGCGGGCGCTGCGCGTCAGGCGCTGGCCTTGTACGGTCGGCTGGCCCACGCCGGCGGTCAGCTGGCGGAAAGCGCGCAGTACGAGATGGCCTCGATCGAAGACGAAGATCTTCACGATCCGGCGCGCGCACTGCGTTCGTGGGAGCGTTACCGAGAGCAGCACCCGCGCGGCGTGCTGCGCGCCGAGGCCGATCTCTCGATCATCGAGATGCTCACCGAGCTCGGCCAGGACGGCCGCGCCCTGGACGAAGCGCGCGGCTTCCTGCGCCGCAACCCAGGCAGCGAACGGCGGGGCGAGGTGGCGCGCGTGGCCGGCGATCTGTCACGCACCCGCGGCGACTGCCCCCAGGCCTTATTGTTCTATGATCAGGCGCTTGCCAGCCGCCTATCACCCGCCGACGCCGACGACGCCGCCTTCCAGCGCGCGGGTTGCCTGGTCGCGCTGCCCGACGGCCGCGCCGCCGCCGCCGCGGTGGCCGCGTATCTCGGCCGGTATCCGCACGGTCGTCACGTCGGCGAAGCGCGACGCCTGCAAGCCAGCGCGGCGTCACCGGCGGCCGCTCCCTGA
- a CDS encoding DNA methyltransferase, which yields MKRNRRGPDRDDTFAPSPKPVRQRRAFSTLGGPIELGGASAEARLLGRLLDVDPGLARALTHGFHSYAGRMHPSIARGAVDAFSAVGDTVVDPFCGSGTVLVEAMGLGRRALGVDASPLGVAIAGVRTTTLGEDGRAKLQEEAVRIAESSGEQARKRQRPAMPAWSQNELSRFHPHVLLELLGLRALVMETDADDDVGRALRLCLSSILVKFMKAGPEAPRDGETKRIARGVPSRMFADRAAELAQGLAALERRTPPGTPVAQARLGDARDLSAIKRGSVKLVVSSPPYAGTYDYAAQHDVRFTWLDLPRKLFRKTQLGARHASLGADPDAWRAGQKQWIAEVARVLAPGGHALLVVGDGVVGVEAEDAPDAVASAAAPVGLEPLARASQTRPVIDNRLQAIFASRPRREHLLLLRRSGGRDGVSSSP from the coding sequence ATGAAACGAAACCGCCGCGGACCCGATCGCGACGACACCTTTGCCCCGTCACCCAAGCCCGTTCGCCAGCGCCGGGCGTTTTCCACGCTGGGCGGGCCGATCGAGCTCGGCGGCGCCAGCGCCGAGGCACGCCTGCTGGGAAGATTGCTGGACGTCGATCCCGGTTTGGCGCGCGCGCTGACCCACGGCTTTCACAGCTATGCCGGGCGCATGCACCCGTCGATCGCCCGCGGCGCCGTCGACGCTTTCAGCGCGGTGGGCGACACGGTGGTCGATCCGTTCTGCGGCAGCGGCACCGTGCTGGTCGAGGCGATGGGTCTCGGCCGGCGCGCGCTGGGCGTCGACGCCAGCCCCCTCGGCGTGGCCATCGCCGGCGTGCGCACCACCACCCTGGGTGAGGACGGCCGGGCGAAGCTGCAAGAGGAGGCGGTGCGCATCGCCGAGTCGTCGGGCGAGCAAGCGCGCAAACGCCAGCGGCCCGCCATGCCGGCCTGGTCGCAAAACGAGCTGTCGCGTTTTCACCCGCACGTTCTGCTGGAGCTTTTGGGCCTGCGCGCGCTGGTGATGGAGACCGACGCCGACGATGACGTGGGCCGCGCCTTGCGCCTGTGCCTGTCGTCGATCCTGGTCAAGTTCATGAAGGCCGGCCCCGAGGCTCCGCGCGACGGCGAGACCAAGCGCATCGCCCGCGGGGTGCCGTCGCGCATGTTCGCCGATCGCGCGGCCGAGCTGGCGCAGGGCCTGGCCGCGCTGGAGCGGCGCACGCCGCCAGGGACGCCGGTGGCGCAGGCGCGCCTCGGGGACGCGCGCGATCTGTCCGCGATCAAACGCGGCTCCGTCAAGCTGGTGGTGTCGTCGCCGCCTTACGCCGGCACCTACGATTACGCCGCCCAGCACGACGTGCGGTTCACCTGGCTGGATCTGCCGCGCAAGCTGTTCCGAAAGACTCAGCTGGGCGCGCGCCACGCCAGCCTGGGCGCCGATCCCGACGCCTGGCGCGCCGGCCAGAAACAGTGGATCGCCGAGGTGGCGCGCGTGCTGGCGCCGGGCGGTCACGCCTTGTTGGTGGTGGGCGACGGCGTGGTGGGCGTGGAGGCCGAAGACGCGCCCGACGCCGTGGCCAGCGCCGCCGCGCCGGTGGGCCTCGAGCCGCTGGCGCGCGCCTCGCAGACGCGGCCGGTGATCGACAACCGTCTGCAGGCGATCTTCGCCAGCCGCCCGCGCCGCGAGCACTTGTTGCTGCTGCGTCGGTCGGGCGGCCGCGACGGCGTATCGTCGTCGCCCTGA
- a CDS encoding putative Ig domain-containing protein has product MAGLLLVAAGCSSPHADISPDGAADRPKTIDQAGLPDAPTETNDVPADFAVAGDTAVIDTEPPADGSPVPAVAITTAGPLMRATVGVKYATTITASGGVPPYTFTLPGLPASLSWLSIDGDGTLGGTPSQAIANPVNLTVTVHDSRSDKTPESTAMRTYALSVGACAEGTQIDCAGALAGGMACGFGKSTCTGGVPAACVATTPSTDTSRCGATCGACDANTAKTCAGGVCQCGGANACTGGATCCGNGATAGCFDTTTSIDNCGGCGLKCPAGGYHCDHGCKCGAGGVCGAGETCCGSGAGASCIALGQSMSNCGACGLVCDATRSNACSGGACKCGAAAQCAAGQTCCGESCFDLAHDVDHCLACGSTCDRNKADNCLNGCRCGNNAACGNGQTCCGGACVDTSTNTNHCGGCGKVCPAGTNACLTGTCSCGSHVGVCGAGTTCCTDNCYNLTMSASSFNCKTCGHSCLGDACSTGACQPTPVSGAAAAPYNFPASSSATSFGGHTYTLNYATAPDGNQDPAIFKDGSTTALCIWATYSGANEEVAFEGLVADANFIYGLLNGGPEGLFKCPVGGGPGVTLFESSADYARNGLVDTGTALYWEAFNGTTEQVYRLVK; this is encoded by the coding sequence GTGGCGGGTCTTCTTCTGGTCGCCGCTGGCTGCTCGTCGCCTCATGCAGACATCTCGCCGGATGGCGCCGCCGATCGCCCCAAAACCATCGATCAGGCGGGGCTGCCCGACGCGCCCACCGAGACGAATGACGTCCCCGCAGATTTCGCTGTTGCCGGTGACACGGCCGTGATCGACACCGAGCCGCCCGCCGACGGGAGCCCCGTGCCGGCGGTGGCGATCACCACCGCCGGGCCGCTGATGCGCGCCACCGTCGGCGTGAAATACGCCACCACCATCACCGCGTCGGGCGGCGTGCCGCCTTACACGTTCACGCTGCCTGGCCTGCCCGCCAGTCTGTCCTGGCTGTCCATCGACGGCGACGGAACGCTGGGCGGAACGCCTTCGCAAGCCATCGCCAACCCGGTGAACCTCACGGTGACGGTGCACGATTCGCGCAGCGATAAGACGCCCGAATCGACGGCCATGCGGACCTATGCGCTGTCCGTGGGCGCCTGCGCGGAAGGAACGCAGATCGATTGCGCGGGAGCGCTGGCCGGCGGAATGGCCTGCGGGTTCGGAAAGAGCACCTGCACCGGTGGCGTCCCCGCCGCCTGCGTCGCCACCACGCCCTCGACCGACACCTCCCGCTGCGGGGCTACCTGCGGCGCCTGCGACGCCAACACGGCCAAGACATGCGCCGGCGGTGTCTGCCAATGCGGCGGCGCCAACGCCTGCACCGGCGGCGCCACCTGCTGTGGCAACGGCGCGACAGCCGGCTGCTTTGACACCACCACCAGCATCGACAACTGCGGCGGGTGCGGCCTCAAGTGTCCGGCCGGCGGATATCACTGCGACCACGGGTGCAAGTGCGGGGCGGGCGGCGTGTGCGGCGCGGGAGAGACCTGTTGCGGCTCCGGCGCCGGCGCCAGCTGCATCGCGCTCGGGCAGAGCATGAGCAACTGTGGCGCCTGTGGCCTGGTCTGCGATGCCACGCGCTCCAACGCCTGCTCTGGCGGCGCTTGCAAGTGCGGCGCGGCGGCGCAGTGCGCGGCCGGGCAGACCTGTTGCGGGGAAAGCTGTTTCGACCTGGCCCACGACGTCGACCACTGCCTGGCCTGCGGGTCGACCTGCGATCGCAACAAGGCGGACAACTGCCTGAACGGCTGCCGCTGCGGCAACAACGCCGCCTGCGGAAACGGACAGACCTGCTGCGGCGGCGCCTGCGTCGACACGTCGACCAACACGAACCACTGCGGTGGTTGTGGCAAGGTTTGTCCGGCCGGCACCAACGCTTGTTTGACCGGAACGTGCAGCTGCGGCTCGCACGTCGGCGTCTGCGGCGCGGGAACCACGTGCTGCACTGACAACTGTTACAACCTGACGATGTCGGCCTCCAGCTTCAACTGCAAGACCTGCGGCCACTCGTGCCTGGGCGACGCCTGCAGCACGGGCGCCTGCCAGCCGACCCCGGTGTCGGGAGCCGCCGCTGCTCCCTACAACTTTCCCGCCAGCAGCTCGGCGACCTCGTTCGGCGGCCATACCTATACCCTCAATTACGCCACGGCGCCGGACGGGAACCAGGATCCGGCGATCTTCAAGGACGGCAGCACGACGGCGTTGTGTATCTGGGCCACATACAGCGGCGCCAACGAAGAAGTCGCGTTCGAAGGCCTTGTCGCTGACGCCAACTTTATTTACGGCCTGCTGAACGGCGGTCCGGAGGGACTGTTCAAGTGCCCTGTGGGCGGCGGCCCCGGTGTCACTCTGTTTGAATCGTCCGCAGATTATGCGCGCAACGGACTGGTCGATACCGGCACGGCGCTGTACTGGGAGGCCTTCAACGGCACCACCGAACAGGTCTATCGCCTGGTGAAGTGA
- a CDS encoding AAA family ATPase, with the protein MSVSETAPGRIQSVLDADALRVGHKLREVGRELDQRYLDKSELVRLLLVTLVAGEHMLIVGPPGTAKSALVRHLARLIDARYFEYLLTRFSEPNEIFGPVDIKAFREGTYVRRVEAMLPEAEIVFLDEIFKSNSAILNALLSILNERRFFTGSVSLKVPLCSLFGATNEVPNDDALGAVFDRFLVRALSDNLDSFHFHGLVERGIRGEIAEISGADEIRRPLLALADIRKLQTRLGQYLQFPEEWMARYKGFIFQIRSEGVTISDRRVVKLLKLFAASAIIDGRATVNDGDFFVLKHVWNSVDQVPILADVVGPALDKHHREHPDERRSGATAADLDGILRELGVIRGLLLGGEPLSDVQLFSQLRNLQEIRSALQALGTDTAKQMAGEVDKLLEGVFESNQWTG; encoded by the coding sequence ATGTCCGTCAGCGAAACAGCCCCCGGACGCATCCAATCGGTGCTGGATGCTGACGCCTTGCGCGTGGGGCACAAGCTGCGCGAGGTGGGGCGCGAGCTGGACCAGCGTTACCTGGACAAGTCGGAGCTGGTGCGCCTGCTGCTGGTCACGCTGGTGGCCGGCGAGCACATGCTGATCGTCGGCCCGCCCGGCACCGCCAAATCGGCGCTGGTTCGGCACCTGGCGCGCCTCATCGATGCCCGCTATTTCGAATATCTGCTGACCCGGTTCTCCGAGCCGAACGAGATCTTCGGCCCGGTGGACATCAAGGCTTTCCGCGAGGGCACCTACGTGCGGCGGGTGGAGGCGATGCTGCCGGAGGCGGAGATCGTTTTTCTCGACGAGATCTTCAAGTCGAACTCGGCCATCTTGAATGCGCTGCTGAGCATCCTGAACGAACGACGTTTCTTCACCGGCAGCGTCAGCCTGAAGGTGCCGCTGTGCTCGCTGTTCGGGGCGACCAACGAAGTCCCGAACGACGACGCGCTGGGCGCGGTGTTCGATCGATTCTTGGTCCGGGCGCTGTCGGACAATCTGGACAGCTTTCATTTTCACGGGCTGGTCGAGCGCGGCATCCGCGGCGAGATCGCCGAGATCAGCGGCGCCGACGAGATCCGCCGCCCGCTGCTGGCGCTGGCCGACATCCGCAAGCTGCAGACCCGTCTTGGTCAGTATCTGCAGTTCCCCGAAGAATGGATGGCCCGCTATAAAGGATTCATCTTTCAGATCCGTTCGGAGGGCGTGACCATCAGCGATCGGCGGGTGGTCAAGCTGCTGAAGCTGTTCGCCGCCAGCGCCATCATCGACGGCCGCGCCACCGTCAACGACGGCGATTTTTTCGTTCTCAAGCACGTGTGGAACAGCGTCGATCAGGTGCCGATCCTGGCCGACGTCGTCGGGCCGGCGCTGGACAAGCACCACCGCGAGCACCCGGACGAAAGGCGCAGCGGCGCCACCGCAGCCGACCTTGACGGCATCCTGCGCGAGCTCGGGGTGATACGCGGCCTCTTGCTGGGCGGCGAGCCGCTGTCCGACGTGCAGCTTTTCTCGCAGCTGCGCAACCTGCAGGAGATCCGTTCGGCGCTGCAGGCGCTGGGCACTGACACCGCCAAGCAGATGGCCGGCGAGGTGGACAAGCTTTTGGAAGGCGTCTTCGAATCGAACCAATGGACCGGATGA
- a CDS encoding phospholipase D-like domain-containing protein encodes MTVDHLIRSMEIRNAGKGAEIQRGSNRDHANFKQPARNPRAAAAEETGVIHFLRPPSRLAALVPALGAIGWLAFAVAGTSCAPPSFDTSGAAGNGSGLPVELRVQPDDGPPPIATLIRAATRTVALEIYLLTDDQVIAALVDAATAGRAVTVVIEPHPFGAETANRGAHDRLQAAGVDVVWSSARFALTHTKLLVVDGQEAVLMTCNLTHAGLTTNREFAVVDQAPADVAAAQAMIAADRNDTATAAPGGRLLSAPENARASLLALIDGAQSQLDVEMEELSDAGVVAALANATAAGVALTVVAPAADQSSATKSALARLVAAGVRVRTVGAPAVHAKAIVADHRRLYVGSVNLTAASMDHNREVGIIVDDSTAAARVSATIAADAAAGAPP; translated from the coding sequence GTGACGGTCGATCACCTTATCCGATCGATGGAGATTCGCAACGCCGGCAAGGGGGCAGAGATTCAGCGCGGATCAAACCGTGATCACGCCAATTTCAAGCAGCCGGCGCGCAACCCGCGGGCAGCGGCGGCCGAAGAGACTGGCGTGATTCACTTCCTGCGTCCACCGTCGCGGTTGGCTGCGCTTGTACCGGCCTTGGGTGCGATCGGCTGGTTGGCGTTCGCCGTCGCGGGAACGTCGTGCGCGCCGCCGTCATTCGACACTTCAGGCGCCGCCGGCAATGGGTCTGGTCTCCCCGTCGAGCTGCGGGTGCAACCCGACGACGGCCCACCGCCGATCGCGACGCTGATTCGGGCCGCCACCCGCACAGTGGCGCTGGAGATCTATCTGCTGACCGACGATCAGGTGATCGCCGCGCTGGTCGACGCCGCCACCGCCGGCCGCGCCGTCACGGTGGTGATAGAGCCTCATCCCTTCGGCGCCGAGACCGCCAACCGCGGCGCGCACGATCGCTTGCAAGCGGCCGGTGTCGACGTCGTTTGGTCGAGCGCGCGCTTCGCCTTGACCCACACCAAGCTGCTGGTCGTCGACGGCCAGGAAGCGGTGCTGATGACCTGCAACCTCACCCACGCCGGACTGACCACCAACCGGGAGTTCGCCGTCGTGGACCAAGCACCCGCCGACGTCGCCGCGGCGCAGGCAATGATCGCCGCCGATCGGAACGACACAGCGACGGCGGCGCCCGGCGGGCGCCTGCTGAGCGCGCCGGAGAACGCGCGGGCGTCACTGCTGGCCTTGATCGACGGCGCGCAGAGCCAGCTCGACGTGGAAATGGAAGAACTCTCCGATGCCGGGGTGGTCGCTGCGCTGGCCAACGCGACGGCGGCCGGCGTGGCGCTCACGGTGGTGGCACCGGCCGCCGATCAATCGTCGGCCACCAAATCGGCGCTGGCCCGGCTGGTCGCGGCCGGCGTGCGCGTGCGGACCGTTGGTGCGCCGGCCGTACACGCCAAGGCCATCGTCGCGGACCACCGGCGGCTGTACGTCGGTTCGGTCAACCTCACCGCCGCGTCGATGGACCACAACCGCGAGGTGGGAATCATCGTCGACGATTCGACCGCCGCCGCGCGCGTCAGCGCGACGATCGCCGCCGACGCCGCCGCCGGCGCGCCGCCCTGA